The Tardiphaga alba genome includes a window with the following:
- a CDS encoding MmcB family DNA repair protein, which produces MESHAVHAPTLIFDRRQSETALAIARGTIRLLRSLGFSCVAELPLPSGRRADLVAMNEKGEIWIVEIKSSVEDLRADQKWPDYRAHCDRLFFAFTQDLPCEIFPGETGLIVADAYGAHVQCEAPEHRLPAATRKAMMLRFAMTAAHRLNRLHDPQGHAALPNEF; this is translated from the coding sequence ATGGAATCGCATGCCGTTCACGCCCCCACGCTGATTTTTGATCGCCGTCAGTCCGAGACGGCGCTGGCGATTGCGCGTGGCACCATCCGCCTGCTCCGTTCGCTCGGGTTCTCATGCGTGGCCGAACTGCCGCTGCCGTCGGGGCGGCGGGCGGATCTGGTGGCGATGAATGAGAAAGGCGAGATCTGGATCGTCGAGATCAAGTCATCGGTGGAGGATTTGCGTGCCGACCAGAAATGGCCGGACTACCGCGCCCATTGCGACCGGCTCTTCTTCGCCTTCACGCAGGATCTGCCCTGCGAGATTTTTCCGGGCGAGACAGGCCTGATCGTGGCCGATGCCTATGGGGCGCATGTGCAATGCGAGGCGCCCGAGCACAGATTGCCGGCGGCCACGCGCAAGGCGATGATGCTGCGCTTCGCCATGACGGCAGCCCACAGACTGAACAGGCTGCACGACCCTCAAGGTCATGCAGCCCTGCCGAACGAGTTCTGA
- a CDS encoding vWA domain-containing protein, translating into MSLARIGRVFLIAAAVTLSHAALASSAYARPTVEVAFVLDTTGSMAGLIEGAKRKIWSIATSILDQNPDADIRMGLVAYRDIGDDYVTKTYDLTTDIQDLYANLLQVRAKGGGDWPESVNEALDVAVNKLKWTTNNDTRRIVFLVGDAPPHMDYAQDTKYETTLKVAKQKDIIVNAVLAGAARDTERAWRDIAQRGDGRFIAIPQDGGQVVIIETPYDEEIIILQNEINKTVIPYGPRALQKHTENKTRQLSEVAAAAPASASDMASYINKRAKLSSEAVTGGGDLVSDVASGGKKLDSVKDDELPDSLRKLSMKDRSDELNKQLATRKSLNEKLTALVAKRDVYVAAQRDKAPAKASSFDREVEATLKVQLKK; encoded by the coding sequence ATGAGTTTAGCCCGCATCGGCCGCGTTTTCCTGATCGCCGCCGCCGTCACTCTGTCCCACGCCGCGCTGGCGTCCTCGGCCTATGCCAGGCCCACCGTGGAGGTCGCTTTCGTGCTCGACACCACCGGTTCCATGGCCGGGCTGATCGAAGGCGCTAAGCGCAAGATCTGGTCGATCGCGACCTCGATCCTCGACCAGAATCCCGATGCCGACATCCGCATGGGCCTCGTCGCCTATCGCGATATCGGCGACGACTACGTGACCAAGACCTACGATCTCACCACCGACATCCAGGATCTCTACGCCAACCTGCTGCAGGTCCGCGCGAAAGGTGGCGGCGACTGGCCGGAAAGCGTCAATGAGGCGCTCGATGTCGCCGTCAACAAGCTGAAATGGACGACCAACAACGACACGCGCCGCATCGTCTTCCTGGTCGGCGACGCGCCGCCGCACATGGATTATGCGCAGGACACCAAATACGAAACGACGCTGAAGGTCGCCAAGCAGAAAGACATCATCGTCAATGCCGTGCTCGCCGGTGCGGCGCGCGACACCGAGCGCGCGTGGCGCGACATCGCCCAGCGCGGCGACGGCCGCTTCATCGCGATCCCGCAAGACGGCGGACAGGTGGTCATCATCGAGACGCCCTACGACGAGGAGATCATCATCCTGCAGAACGAGATCAACAAGACGGTGATTCCGTATGGCCCGCGCGCGCTGCAGAAGCACACGGAAAACAAGACGCGGCAACTGTCCGAAGTCGCGGCCGCCGCACCGGCATCCGCATCGGACATGGCGAGCTACATCAACAAGCGCGCAAAGCTGTCGTCGGAAGCGGTGACGGGTGGCGGCGACCTCGTCAGCGATGTGGCGTCGGGCGGAAAGAAGCTCGACAGCGTCAAGGATGACGAACTCCCGGACTCTCTGCGCAAGCTGTCGATGAAGGACCGCAGCGACGAACTCAACAAGCAGCTGGCAACGCGCAAGAGCCTGAACGAGAAACTCACCGCCCTCGTCGCCAAGCGCGACGTCTATGTGGCCGCCCAACGCGACAAGGCCCCGGCGAAGGCATCGTCCTTCGATCGCGAGGTCGAGGCGACGTTGAAGGTGCAGTTGAAGAAGTAG
- a CDS encoding ActR/PrrA/RegA family redox response regulator transcription factor, with amino-acid sequence MNALAEVTEQTDRSLLIVEDDKPFLERLSRAMETRGFTVTSCDTVSDGLAQIGKSAPAFAVVDLRLGDGNGLDVVSALKQQRPDARAIVLTGYGNIATAVTAVKMGAVDYLSKPADADDVVAALLAIDNEKSELPNNPMSADRVRWEHIQRIYEMCNRNVSETARRLNMHRRTLQRILAKRAPR; translated from the coding sequence GTGAATGCACTTGCCGAAGTGACCGAACAGACCGACCGCTCGCTCCTGATCGTTGAGGACGACAAGCCGTTTCTGGAACGGCTCTCACGGGCAATGGAAACGCGTGGCTTCACGGTGACGTCCTGCGATACCGTCTCTGATGGTCTCGCCCAGATCGGCAAGTCGGCGCCGGCTTTTGCGGTGGTCGATCTTCGCCTCGGCGACGGCAATGGCCTCGACGTCGTGTCGGCACTCAAGCAGCAGCGCCCCGACGCGCGCGCCATCGTGCTCACCGGCTATGGCAACATCGCCACCGCCGTGACCGCCGTGAAGATGGGCGCCGTCGATTATCTCTCGAAGCCTGCCGATGCGGACGACGTCGTCGCCGCGCTGCTGGCGATCGACAATGAGAAGTCGGAGCTCCCGAACAATCCGATGTCGGCCGACCGCGTGCGCTGGGAGCATATCCAGCGCATCTATGAGATGTGCAATCGCAACGTCTCGGAAACCGCGCGCCGCCTCAACATGCATCGCCGCACGTTACAGCGCATCCTCGCCAAGCGCGCGCCGAGGTAA